The segment CATATTTTAATCCGGCAGATCCTACCAGTAAAGTGCTGGTGATCATAAGCGACGGGGAAGATCATATTGGTAATGTAGATGAAGTTGCACGGGAAGCTGCAGAACAGGGAATAAGAATTATTACCATAGGAGTGGGTACTGCAAAAGGAGGACCTATTCCAATGAAACGAGGTGGAATAGTACAGAGTTATAAAAAGGACCAGAACGGTGAAACCGTAATTACCCGTCTTAATGAGGAGACGCTAAGCGATATAGCCGCAGCCTCAAAGGGCGAGTATATAAATGGAAATGTAACTGCTGAGGTAACTGAAAAAATGACAGAATTCCTTCAGGATCTTGACAAAACTCAATTTGATGATCGTCAATTTGCTGAATATCAGTCCCAGTTTCAGTGGTTTTTGGGTCTGGCAATAATTTTGTTATTGGTAGATGTGTTCCTTCTGGAAAGAAAAACCGCCTGGATCAAGAGATTAAATCTATTTAATGAAAGTAGAAACAAGAAATGAGAAATAATACATATTTGAAGGATCTTCAGGTGTTCTTAATGCTGCCGGGGTTCTTCTTTTTTCTGAATTCAGTTTCAGCTCAATCCCTTCAGCAGGAAGATAAAAAGATAGAGCGGGAGACCAATACCCTAATGCGTGATGCCGAAGATCATCTTTCTGAAAATGATTTTTCTTCAGCTGAAGCATCTTACCGGGAGGCTGTAGCCAAAAATTATGAAAGTGTAAAGGCCAGGTATAATATGGCAAATATGTACTATGGAAAGGAAAAACCTGCACAGGCTGTTTCAAGGTTAGAACAGGCAGCAAAAGTGGCAGAAGCTAAAGAGGATAAGCACAAGATTTTCCATAACATGGGAAACTCTTTTATGGAGCAGAAGAAGTATAAAGAAGCAGTGGATGCATATAAAAATGCACTCCGCAATAATCCCAATGATGAAGAAACACGCTACAATCTTGCCCTGGCCAAACAAAAGTTAGAAAAGGAAGATCCTCAGGGTGGTGGTGGAGATGACAAGAAGGACGAGGAAGAAAAGAACGAGGACGAAAAGAATAAAGGAGACCAGGGAGAGCAGGAAAAAGATAAACAGGAAGGCGAGGATAAAGAAGATAAAGGCGGGGAGAAAAAAGAAGATCCTAAGCAGGAGCCGGAAAAACCAGATGACAAAGGAGAGCCAAAAGAACAAAAAGAGGATGGGGAACCCCAACAACCTCAACAGCCCCAGCCTGGCCAG is part of the Antarcticibacterium sp. 1MA-6-2 genome and harbors:
- a CDS encoding tetratricopeptide repeat protein produces the protein MRNNTYLKDLQVFLMLPGFFFFLNSVSAQSLQQEDKKIERETNTLMRDAEDHLSENDFSSAEASYREAVAKNYESVKARYNMANMYYGKEKPAQAVSRLEQAAKVAEAKEDKHKIFHNMGNSFMEQKKYKEAVDAYKNALRNNPNDEETRYNLALAKQKLEKEDPQGGGGDDKKDEEEKNEDEKNKGDQGEQEKDKQEGEDKEDKGGEKKEDPKQEPEKPDDKGEPKEQKEDGEPQQPQQPQPGQLSPQQIKSLLEAMNNEEKKVQDKVNAEKVKGAKVRTEKDW